Proteins from one Loktanella sp. M215 genomic window:
- a CDS encoding ABC transporter ATP-binding protein — MGETAETETLLEVSNIEVIYNHVILVLKGVSLKVPKGGITALLGGNGAGKTTTLKAISNLLHSERGEVTKGTIAYRGERVQDLSPEALVKRGVIQVMEGRHCFEHLTIEENLMTGAYTRTAGKAAVSADLEMVYNYFPRLRERRKSQAGYTSGGEQQMCAIGRALMSKPETILLDEPSMGLAPQLVEEIFGIVKDLNEREGVSFLLAEQNTNVALRFAHHGYILESGRVVMEGPAADLRENPDVKEFYLGVSEEGRKSFRDVRSYRRRKRWLA; from the coding sequence ATGGGAGAGACTGCCGAGACCGAGACCTTGCTGGAGGTCAGCAATATCGAAGTGATCTACAACCACGTGATCCTTGTCTTGAAGGGCGTCAGCCTGAAGGTGCCCAAGGGCGGCATCACGGCGCTGCTGGGGGGCAATGGGGCTGGCAAGACGACGACATTGAAGGCCATTTCCAACCTTCTGCATTCCGAACGCGGTGAGGTGACCAAAGGCACGATCGCCTATCGTGGCGAGCGGGTGCAGGACTTGTCACCCGAGGCACTGGTCAAGCGCGGTGTCATCCAAGTCATGGAGGGGCGCCATTGCTTCGAGCATCTGACGATCGAGGAAAACCTGATGACCGGGGCCTATACGCGCACTGCGGGCAAGGCTGCGGTCAGTGCCGACCTTGAGATGGTCTATAACTACTTTCCGCGGCTGCGCGAGCGGCGCAAATCCCAGGCCGGATACACCTCTGGCGGTGAACAGCAGATGTGCGCGATTGGCCGTGCATTGATGAGCAAGCCCGAAACGATCCTTCTGGACGAGCCTAGCATGGGGCTGGCGCCGCAGTTGGTGGAAGAGATCTTTGGCATCGTGAAGGATCTGAACGAGCGCGAAGGCGTGAGTTTTTTGCTGGCCGAGCAGAACACGAATGTCGCCCTGCGGTTTGCGCATCATGGCTATATCCTCGAAAGCGGGCGGGTCGTGATGGAGGGGCCTGCGGCGGACCTGCGCGAGAATCCCGATGTGAAGGAATTCTATTTGGGAGTGTCCGAGGAGGGCCGTAAATCGTTTCGCGATGTGCGCAGCTATCGCCGGCGCAAGCGCTGGTTGGCTTGA
- a CDS encoding peptidoglycan-binding domain-containing protein: MRSYLDRYPDGAFAAEARQSLDTIQKRNRTAAAKSDRETWDRAVRTDNAGAYRAYLSEQPRGAFRAEATARINQLEQADANQAGKAAAQAGERALALDPISLRLVEARLSQLGLDPGTVDGNIDRDTRGAIRRYQRDRQINATGYLDQATVSQMLTDAFR; this comes from the coding sequence TTGCGTTCATACTTGGATCGCTATCCCGATGGCGCATTCGCCGCGGAGGCGCGGCAGAGCCTCGATACGATCCAGAAACGTAATCGCACCGCTGCAGCGAAGTCGGACCGGGAAACCTGGGATCGCGCCGTGCGCACCGACAACGCCGGTGCCTACAGGGCCTATCTGTCGGAACAGCCGCGCGGGGCATTCAGGGCCGAAGCCACGGCGCGGATCAACCAGTTGGAACAGGCCGATGCCAACCAGGCAGGCAAAGCCGCGGCCCAAGCAGGTGAGCGCGCGCTTGCACTCGATCCGATCAGCCTGCGGCTGGTCGAGGCGCGTCTGTCGCAGCTTGGCCTTGATCCCGGCACGGTCGACGGCAACATCGACCGCGATACCCGTGGGGCGATCCGGCGGTATCAGCGGGACCGCCAGATCAATGCCACCGGCTATCTGGATCAGGCCACCGTGTCGCAGATGCTGACTGACGCGTTCCGGTAA
- a CDS encoding branched-chain amino acid ABC transporter permease, with product MLYREAGDFKTSYAADSQTFPIKFDRWRYWVVLAVAWLVIPFVINDYWANAILVPFLIYSIAAIGLNILTGYCGQVSLGTGGFMAVGAYSVYKLMTAFPDVSILIHVVLAGFITAAVGAAFGLPSLRIKGFYLAVATLAAQFFLVWLFNKVPWFYNYSASGQISAPERFVGGFAVTGAGTAPAAQYLICLFFVTLCALLARNLTRGSVGRRWMAIRDMDIAAEIIGVNPLTAKLSAFAVSSFFIGIAGALFFAVYLGAVEVGEAFGIQKSFLVLFMCIIGGLGSIFGSFAGAAFLVLLPVALKVLGVDILGWPSSTVAHLQLVTVGGLIMFFLIKEPHGLAQLWRVAKEKLRLWPFPY from the coding sequence ATGCTCTATCGTGAGGCCGGCGATTTCAAGACGAGCTATGCGGCGGACAGTCAGACCTTCCCGATCAAGTTCGACCGCTGGCGGTACTGGGTGGTTCTGGCGGTGGCCTGGCTGGTCATCCCTTTCGTCATCAACGACTACTGGGCGAACGCGATCCTGGTCCCGTTCCTGATCTACAGCATCGCGGCGATCGGTCTGAACATTCTGACAGGGTATTGCGGGCAGGTCAGTTTGGGGACGGGCGGGTTCATGGCCGTTGGGGCCTACAGCGTCTACAAGCTGATGACTGCGTTTCCGGATGTCAGCATCCTGATCCACGTCGTGCTGGCCGGGTTCATCACGGCAGCGGTCGGGGCGGCCTTCGGTCTGCCCAGCCTGCGGATCAAGGGGTTCTATCTGGCTGTGGCGACGCTGGCCGCGCAGTTCTTTCTGGTCTGGCTCTTTAACAAGGTGCCGTGGTTCTACAACTATTCCGCCTCTGGCCAGATTTCCGCGCCGGAACGGTTTGTGGGCGGCTTTGCCGTGACCGGAGCCGGGACGGCCCCCGCGGCGCAATACCTGATCTGCCTGTTCTTTGTCACGCTCTGCGCGCTGCTGGCGCGGAACCTGACGCGGGGCAGTGTGGGGCGCCGCTGGATGGCGATCCGCGACATGGATATCGCAGCCGAGATCATCGGGGTGAACCCGCTGACCGCCAAGTTGTCTGCCTTTGCCGTGTCGTCGTTCTTTATCGGAATCGCGGGCGCGCTGTTCTTTGCCGTCTATCTGGGTGCGGTCGAGGTGGGCGAGGCCTTTGGCATCCAGAAATCGTTCCTCGTGCTCTTCATGTGCATCATCGGGGGGCTTGGCAGCATCTTCGGCAGTTTTGCCGGCGCAGCCTTTCTTGTGCTGCTTCCCGTGGCCCTCAAGGTGCTGGGTGTCGATATTCTGGGCTGGCCGAGTTCGACGGTCGCGCACCTGCAGCTGGTGACCGTGGGCGGTCTGATCATGTTCTTCCTGATCAAGGAGCCGCACGGGCTGGCGCAACTGTGGCGCGTCGCAAAGGAGAAGCTGCGTCTGTGGCCATTTCCATACTGA
- a CDS encoding DUF481 domain-containing protein, whose amino-acid sequence MTKTVNIFVAAVAAATLAGAASAQTSTFNGSNGANDQFDDLQTQIANDASRDVGRFGNEGRVVGSYGSIALRATAQNDNNGRDLVDNTGAVIGTQKDDNYEVGLGLRYGTFDGVNGIDVTATYNYSETNGVVDTKELLMGADYRRDFGPRFFGYGQLNASFDDAAPNTENYTDVFVGAGIGYRILNDATSQWSIQAGPGYRYTESVNNGDNSEAAASISSNYYRSLSETSYVTNDTDVIYSDSSTLVTNELALNVSLTNALSLRTSLTTAYDDSSDKDFGDAQNSLGVSVVYNFN is encoded by the coding sequence ATGACCAAGACCGTCAACATCTTTGTGGCTGCCGTTGCCGCCGCTACGCTTGCTGGTGCAGCCTCTGCACAGACCAGCACTTTCAATGGATCCAACGGCGCCAACGATCAGTTCGACGACCTGCAGACGCAGATTGCGAACGATGCGTCGCGCGATGTTGGCCGTTTCGGGAACGAAGGCCGCGTCGTCGGTTCCTACGGCTCGATCGCGCTGCGCGCGACGGCCCAGAACGACAACAATGGCCGTGACCTGGTGGACAACACCGGTGCAGTGATCGGCACGCAGAAGGACGACAACTACGAAGTCGGCCTTGGCCTGCGCTACGGCACGTTCGATGGCGTGAACGGCATCGACGTCACCGCGACCTACAACTACAGCGAAACCAACGGCGTCGTCGACACCAAGGAACTGCTGATGGGTGCGGACTACCGTCGCGACTTCGGCCCGCGTTTCTTCGGCTATGGCCAGCTGAACGCGTCTTTTGACGATGCAGCGCCGAACACTGAAAACTACACCGACGTCTTCGTGGGTGCCGGTATCGGTTACCGCATCCTGAACGATGCCACCAGCCAGTGGTCGATCCAGGCAGGCCCCGGCTACCGCTACACCGAGTCCGTCAACAACGGCGACAACTCCGAAGCGGCTGCCTCGATCTCGTCGAACTACTACCGTTCGCTGAGCGAGACGTCCTACGTCACCAACGACACCGACGTGATCTACTCGGACAGCTCCACCCTGGTCACCAACGAACTGGCGCTGAACGTGTCGCTGACGAACGCGCTGTCGCTGCGCACGTCGCTGACGACGGCTTACGATGACTCGTCTGACAAAGACTTCGGCGATGCACAGAACTCGCTGGGCGTCTCGGTCGTCTACAACTTCAACTGA
- a CDS encoding peptidoglycan-binding protein, producing MRHLLLSTVLICATSLAQAEDAALIVGISDYDTLRDVRGAGQVTDAVPSLQRLGFSVYGTGGSGDVQSQANAFANAAPNADRLVVVLTGQFVTDGQRTWLLPANAATPAPFTLANGAISVETVLTTMEQTPGAAVLVMGRDTRSDGDMGNGLRNGIGDLDIPSGVTVVQGSVAAANDLLSRVIATPGGDVIAGVRGSRDLTGSGFMPSGLVLIEANARPGLSRPIPSAPPVSTVPSSVTEATVWDQTRAVDDQAAYTRYLDRYPDGPHAAAAVQRLTELRDPNLAYRQVEDALNLPLEARRAIQRDLQVLGYDTRGIDGIFGPGTRAAVKSWARQEWRRPVRLSCRGTDIADRSAGCQSVGSTGSRSADAARG from the coding sequence ATGCGTCACCTCTTGCTGTCCACTGTCCTGATCTGTGCCACATCGCTGGCGCAGGCAGAGGATGCGGCCCTGATCGTCGGCATTTCCGACTATGACACGCTGCGCGACGTGCGGGGGGCCGGGCAGGTGACCGATGCCGTGCCGAGTCTGCAGCGGCTGGGGTTCTCGGTCTATGGCACAGGCGGATCTGGCGATGTGCAGTCGCAGGCCAATGCCTTTGCCAATGCGGCCCCCAACGCGGATCGTCTGGTCGTCGTGCTGACGGGCCAGTTCGTGACGGACGGTCAGCGCACATGGCTGCTGCCCGCGAACGCCGCCACGCCCGCACCTTTCACGCTGGCGAACGGTGCGATTTCTGTCGAGACTGTCCTGACCACGATGGAACAGACGCCGGGTGCGGCGGTGCTTGTCATGGGCCGCGACACGCGATCCGACGGCGACATGGGAAACGGTCTGCGCAACGGGATCGGGGATCTGGATATTCCCAGCGGCGTGACCGTCGTTCAAGGCAGCGTCGCCGCTGCAAACGACCTGTTATCCCGGGTCATCGCGACACCGGGCGGCGACGTGATCGCCGGCGTGCGGGGCAGCCGCGATCTGACCGGATCGGGCTTCATGCCATCCGGTCTTGTGCTGATCGAGGCTAATGCCCGACCGGGATTGTCGCGTCCGATCCCGTCCGCGCCTCCCGTCTCCACTGTGCCAAGCAGTGTGACAGAGGCGACGGTCTGGGACCAGACCCGCGCCGTGGACGATCAGGCGGCCTATACGCGCTACCTTGATCGGTATCCCGACGGGCCCCACGCCGCCGCTGCGGTCCAGCGGCTGACCGAACTGCGGGATCCGAACCTCGCCTACCGTCAGGTCGAGGATGCGCTGAACCTGCCGCTGGAGGCGCGTCGCGCAATCCAGCGCGATCTTCAGGTGCTGGGCTATGACACGCGGGGCATCGACGGTATTTTCGGTCCCGGCACGCGTGCGGCCGTAAAGTCCTGGGCAAGGCAAGAATGGCGTAGACCAGTCCGGCTATCTTGCCGCGGGACAGATATCGCTGATCGATCAGCAGGCTGCCAATCGGTCGGCTCAACTGGAAGCAGAAGCGCAGACGCGGCGCGCGGCTGA
- a CDS encoding AMP-binding protein, translating to MPPAAPDAGAVTIPHLLARNVAQRGSKPAYREKEFGIWQSWTWAQASDEIDALALGMLEMGAAIGDHIAISGRNRPVLYWAMVAAQKLGCIPVPLYQEAAAEEIAYALEHSGARFAIAGDQEQVDKLEEARAGLSTLEQVIYLDGRGLRRYDHAAMTSYAEVQERGRASTRRAEMQARTDARTYDDTCVMLYTSGTTGRPKGVVLSNRNVIETSKNSATFDGLRAGDEVLAYLPMAWVGDFIFSVGQAMWTGFCVNCPESADTMLTDLREIGPTYFFAPPRVFETQLTTVMIRMEDAGRFKKWLFDHYMAIARRVGPALLDGKPVGALDRLRYGLGNLLVYGPLKNTLGLSRVRVGYTAGEAIGPEIFDFYRSLGINLKQLYGQTEATVFITQQPDGEVRSDTVGVPSPGVELRIAGDGEVFYRSPGTFVEYYKNPESTASTKDAEGWVATGDAGFIEEGSGHLRIIDRAKDVGKMASGAMFAPKYVENKLKFYPNILEAVVFGAGRESCVAFINIDLNAVGNWAERNNIAYSSYQELSQHPRVLDLVEGHVNAVNESIAQDPMLAACQIHRFLILHKELDADDGEMTRSRKVRRAVVGDKFADLIAALYGGAAEVYTETEVTYEDGRKGAIKATLAIRDAKVVETARMAAE from the coding sequence ATGCCGCCAGCCGCGCCGGACGCCGGAGCTGTGACGATTCCGCATCTGCTGGCCCGTAACGTGGCGCAGCGCGGCAGCAAACCTGCCTATCGCGAAAAGGAATTCGGGATCTGGCAAAGCTGGACCTGGGCGCAGGCGTCGGATGAGATCGACGCGCTGGCGCTGGGCATGCTGGAGATGGGCGCCGCCATTGGCGATCATATCGCCATTTCCGGCCGCAATCGTCCCGTGCTGTATTGGGCGATGGTCGCCGCGCAGAAGCTTGGCTGCATTCCGGTGCCGCTCTATCAGGAAGCCGCCGCCGAAGAGATTGCCTATGCGCTGGAACATTCAGGCGCGCGCTTCGCCATCGCCGGCGATCAGGAACAGGTCGACAAGCTGGAAGAGGCGCGTGCCGGGTTAAGCACGCTGGAACAGGTGATCTACCTCGACGGGCGGGGCCTGCGGCGATACGACCACGCGGCGATGACGTCCTATGCCGAGGTGCAGGAGCGGGGGCGCGCCTCGACCCGGCGGGCCGAGATGCAGGCGCGGACCGACGCCCGCACCTATGACGACACCTGCGTCATGCTTTATACGTCCGGCACGACGGGGCGGCCGAAGGGCGTCGTGCTGTCGAACCGCAACGTGATCGAGACGTCAAAGAACTCTGCCACATTCGACGGATTGCGCGCGGGCGACGAAGTGCTGGCCTATCTGCCAATGGCCTGGGTCGGGGATTTCATCTTTTCCGTTGGGCAGGCGATGTGGACCGGCTTTTGCGTGAACTGCCCCGAAAGCGCCGACACCATGTTGACCGACCTGAGGGAGATCGGTCCGACCTATTTCTTTGCTCCGCCCCGCGTGTTCGAGACGCAGCTGACCACCGTGATGATCCGGATGGAGGATGCGGGCCGGTTCAAGAAATGGCTCTTTGATCATTACATGGCCATCGCCCGCCGGGTCGGCCCCGCCTTGCTGGACGGCAAGCCTGTGGGTGCGCTGGACCGGCTGCGCTATGGTCTTGGCAATCTGCTGGTGTACGGGCCGCTGAAAAATACGCTGGGTCTGTCCCGCGTGCGCGTGGGCTATACGGCCGGAGAGGCGATCGGGCCTGAGATCTTCGATTTCTACCGCAGCCTCGGCATCAATCTGAAACAGCTTTACGGTCAGACCGAGGCTACGGTCTTTATCACCCAGCAGCCTGACGGAGAGGTCCGGTCGGACACCGTCGGTGTGCCGTCCCCCGGTGTGGAATTGCGGATCGCCGGGGACGGAGAGGTCTTCTATCGCTCGCCGGGCACCTTCGTCGAGTATTACAAGAACCCTGAAAGCACGGCGTCCACGAAGGACGCAGAGGGCTGGGTTGCCACAGGCGACGCGGGATTCATCGAAGAGGGCAGCGGGCATCTGCGGATCATCGACCGCGCCAAGGACGTGGGCAAAATGGCGTCTGGTGCGATGTTCGCGCCAAAATATGTCGAGAACAAACTGAAGTTTTACCCCAACATCCTTGAGGCCGTCGTGTTCGGCGCCGGACGCGAAAGCTGCGTCGCCTTCATCAATATCGACCTGAATGCGGTGGGGAACTGGGCAGAGCGCAACAATATCGCCTATTCGTCATATCAGGAGTTGTCGCAGCACCCGCGCGTTCTGGATCTGGTCGAAGGGCATGTGAACGCGGTCAACGAAAGCATTGCACAGGACCCCATGCTGGCTGCCTGTCAGATCCACCGCTTTCTGATCCTGCACAAGGAACTGGATGCCGACGACGGAGAGATGACCCGGTCCCGCAAGGTGCGCCGCGCGGTCGTGGGTGACAAGTTCGCCGATTTGATTGCGGCGCTCTACGGTGGGGCGGCGGAGGTCTATACCGAAACGGAAGTGACTTACGAGGACGGCCGCAAGGGCGCGATCAAGGCGACGCTGGCGATCCGCGACGCGAAGGTTGTCGAGACGGCGCGGATGGCGGCCGAATGA
- a CDS encoding ABC transporter ATP-binding protein encodes MKDTGVPYVTADGRQIGEVLMDMRGITLRFGGVEAIKNISFDIREGEIRAIIGPNGAGKSSMLNVISGFYNPQEGEVWFRGEKRPAMKPYEVARLGIARTFQNIALFDGMSVLDNIMTGRLTHMKTGLLSQMIWKGRAEREEVENRAVVERIIDFLEIQAIRKTPVGRLPYGLKKRVELARALAAEPKLLLLDEPMAGMNVEEKEDMSRFILDVNDEFGTTIALIEHDMGVVMDLSDRVVVMDYGRKIGDGTPHDVRNNQEVIDAYLGVAHD; translated from the coding sequence ATGAAGGATACTGGTGTGCCCTATGTCACCGCCGATGGCCGTCAGATTGGCGAGGTGTTGATGGACATGCGCGGGATCACCCTGCGGTTCGGCGGTGTCGAGGCGATCAAGAACATCAGTTTTGATATCCGCGAGGGCGAGATCCGGGCGATTATCGGGCCGAACGGGGCGGGCAAGTCGTCGATGCTGAACGTGATTTCGGGCTTCTACAACCCGCAGGAGGGCGAGGTCTGGTTCCGGGGCGAGAAGCGGCCTGCGATGAAGCCCTATGAGGTCGCGCGGCTGGGGATTGCACGGACGTTCCAGAACATCGCTTTGTTCGACGGGATGTCGGTGTTGGACAATATCATGACGGGCCGCCTGACCCACATGAAGACCGGCCTCCTGTCGCAGATGATCTGGAAGGGGCGGGCCGAGCGCGAAGAAGTCGAGAACCGCGCCGTGGTCGAACGGATCATCGACTTTCTGGAAATTCAGGCGATCCGCAAGACTCCGGTCGGGCGATTACCCTACGGGTTGAAGAAGCGGGTCGAACTGGCGCGGGCACTGGCGGCGGAGCCGAAGCTGCTGCTGCTGGACGAGCCGATGGCGGGCATGAACGTCGAGGAGAAGGAGGACATGAGCCGCTTCATCCTTGATGTGAACGACGAATTCGGGACGACGATCGCGCTGATCGAGCATGATATGGGTGTGGTGATGGACCTGTCTGACCGGGTCGTGGTGATGGATTACGGCCGCAAGATCGGTGACGGCACGCCCCACGACGTCCGCAATAATCAGGAGGTGATCGATGCCTATCTGGGAGTTGCCCATGACTGA
- a CDS encoding ABC transporter substrate-binding protein — MKMKTFATAALAGFVASGPAFAELVVPDLSYRTGPYAANGTPFSDGYQDYLTLLNARDGGIGGEMIRINECETAYNTEKGVECYEATKGDSPLVYEPLSTGITYQLIPKVSADGIPMHTLGYGRTSAAAGETFPWVFNYPATYWDAASVAINYLLSENGDDLSGKKIALIYHNSAYGKEPIRTLEALASKHGFTLTQLPVDPPGQEQKSQWLQIRRERPDYVIMWGWGVQNQVAIQEAANVGYPMDQFIGNWWAGAEPDVLPAGMAADGYKALNMNRVQDYPVLQEIKTQVIDAGNGAGDGSNIGQVLYIRGMYNAMLTAEAIAKAQELAGTSQITAAQMRAGMEALEITNARMTELGMEGIGPEFSVNCQNHSGSGEGLVQQWNAADKVWVPLTDFITPDKSVIDPLIAEDAAAYASENNITPGCL; from the coding sequence ATGAAGATGAAGACCTTTGCCACGGCGGCCCTGGCCGGCTTTGTGGCCAGCGGGCCGGCGTTTGCCGAACTGGTTGTGCCTGATCTGAGCTATCGGACCGGGCCCTATGCCGCCAACGGAACACCGTTTTCCGACGGCTATCAGGATTATCTGACCCTGCTGAACGCCCGCGACGGCGGGATCGGCGGCGAGATGATCCGCATCAACGAATGCGAGACGGCCTATAACACCGAAAAGGGTGTGGAGTGCTACGAGGCGACCAAGGGCGACAGCCCGCTGGTCTATGAGCCGCTGTCGACAGGCATTACCTATCAGTTGATCCCGAAGGTCAGCGCCGATGGCATCCCGATGCATACGCTTGGCTATGGCCGGACGTCCGCCGCGGCCGGCGAGACCTTTCCCTGGGTCTTCAACTATCCGGCGACCTACTGGGACGCCGCCAGCGTCGCGATCAACTACCTGCTGAGCGAGAATGGCGACGATCTGTCCGGCAAGAAGATCGCGCTGATCTACCACAACTCTGCCTACGGCAAGGAACCGATCCGCACGCTGGAAGCCTTGGCGTCCAAGCACGGCTTTACCCTGACGCAGCTGCCCGTCGACCCGCCGGGCCAGGAGCAGAAGTCGCAGTGGTTGCAGATCCGCCGCGAGCGTCCCGATTATGTCATCATGTGGGGCTGGGGCGTCCAGAATCAGGTCGCCATCCAGGAGGCCGCGAACGTGGGCTATCCGATGGACCAGTTCATCGGCAACTGGTGGGCCGGGGCTGAACCCGACGTGCTGCCCGCTGGCATGGCCGCGGACGGGTACAAGGCGCTGAACATGAACCGGGTGCAGGATTATCCGGTGCTGCAGGAAATCAAGACGCAGGTGATCGACGCGGGTAACGGGGCCGGCGACGGGTCCAATATCGGTCAGGTGCTGTATATCCGCGGCATGTACAACGCGATGCTGACCGCAGAGGCGATCGCCAAGGCACAGGAACTGGCGGGCACGTCCCAGATCACCGCCGCCCAGATGCGCGCCGGCATGGAGGCGCTGGAGATCACCAATGCCCGCATGACGGAACTGGGCATGGAAGGCATCGGGCCGGAGTTTTCGGTCAATTGCCAGAACCATTCCGGGTCCGGCGAAGGTCTGGTTCAGCAGTGGAACGCGGCCGACAAGGTCTGGGTGCCGCTGACGGATTTCATCACGCCGGACAAGAGCGTGATCGACCCGCTGATCGCCGAGGATGCGGCAGCTTACGCATCCGAGAACAACATCACGCCGGGCTGTCTCTGA
- a CDS encoding phenylacetate--CoA ligase family protein, with protein MTAPYDDLETRDAKTRATAQLAGLQEQIARVEDSPGSCLAGGQVVQIGDLIRLPVLRKSQLVEWQRADPPFGGIPVQNITHIFQSPGPIYEPGGSGRDWWRFGRFLAACGIGAGDVVQNCFGYHLTPAGTMFENGARAVGAVVVPAGTGQTELQVQAAAAAGVTAYAGTPDYLKVILEKADEMGVTLQISKAAVSGGALFPQLRQYYADRGIACLQCYATADLGLIAYESAADSGMIVDEGVILEICTPGTGDPVPDGEVGEVIVTTLNPDYPLIRFATGDLSAVMDGQSPCGRTNMRIKGWMGRADQTTKIKGMFVRPEQVAALVAKTGADRARVIADRDGDADRMIVQIEGTDLDADALSTAVKDILKLRGDVTLHAPGTLPRDGLVIEDRRTYDT; from the coding sequence ATGACTGCCCCTTACGACGATCTGGAAACCCGCGACGCCAAGACCCGTGCGACAGCACAGCTTGCGGGCCTTCAAGAGCAGATTGCGCGGGTGGAGGATTCGCCGGGGTCTTGTCTGGCAGGTGGACAGGTGGTCCAGATCGGTGACCTGATCCGCCTGCCGGTTCTTCGCAAATCGCAACTGGTGGAGTGGCAGCGGGCGGATCCGCCGTTCGGCGGCATTCCGGTGCAGAACATCACACATATTTTCCAATCGCCCGGCCCGATTTATGAACCCGGCGGCAGCGGTCGTGACTGGTGGCGCTTTGGCCGGTTCCTCGCAGCCTGCGGGATCGGGGCGGGCGATGTCGTGCAGAACTGCTTTGGCTATCATCTGACGCCCGCCGGTACGATGTTCGAGAATGGCGCGCGTGCCGTGGGGGCTGTCGTGGTCCCCGCCGGCACTGGCCAGACAGAGTTGCAGGTGCAGGCCGCCGCCGCTGCCGGCGTCACGGCCTATGCGGGCACACCGGATTACCTGAAGGTCATTCTGGAAAAGGCCGACGAGATGGGCGTGACGTTGCAGATCAGCAAGGCCGCCGTGTCCGGCGGCGCGCTGTTCCCGCAGCTGCGCCAATACTACGCGGACCGCGGCATCGCCTGCCTGCAATGCTATGCCACTGCGGATCTGGGTCTGATCGCCTACGAATCCGCTGCCGACAGCGGCATGATCGTGGACGAAGGTGTCATCCTCGAAATCTGCACTCCCGGCACCGGCGATCCCGTCCCGGACGGCGAGGTGGGCGAGGTCATCGTTACGACATTGAACCCGGACTATCCGCTGATCCGCTTCGCAACCGGCGATCTGAGTGCCGTGATGGACGGTCAGTCCCCCTGCGGACGCACCAACATGCGCATCAAGGGCTGGATGGGCCGCGCCGACCAGACGACCAAGATCAAGGGCATGTTCGTGCGCCCCGAACAGGTCGCCGCACTGGTTGCCAAGACCGGGGCGGACCGTGCACGGGTCATTGCCGACCGTGACGGCGATGCGGATCGGATGATCGTGCAGATCGAGGGGACCGATCTGGACGCGGATGCGTTGTCAACGGCGGTCAAGGATATCCTGAAGTTGCGCGGCGACGTCACCCTTCATGCCCCTGGCACATTACCCCGCGACGGCCTCGTGATCGAGGATCGCCGTACGTACGACACCTGA
- a CDS encoding branched-chain amino acid ABC transporter permease, which produces MSADFLYLVEVMINGLMSGVLYALVALGFVLIFKASGIFNYAQGVMALFAALTLVGIMEGQVPFAHIINATFGTDIHTFGWTVPALLGIVLTLVVMIVFAWMVHTFVFRHLVGQEPIILFMATIGLAYFLEGVGDLMWGSDIKTLDVGIPQGGSQWVETVSAHLGGEDFYGFFIDKLDITASIVAAILVAGLIVFAQYTKQGRAMRAVADDHQAALSVGISLNFIWVLVWSLAGMVALVAGVMWGAKSGVQFSLSLIALKALPVLMLGGFTSIPGAIVGGLIIGVGEKLFEYMIGPMVGGATENWFAYVLALIFLVFRPQGLFGERIIERV; this is translated from the coding sequence ATGTCCGCTGATTTTCTCTATCTGGTCGAAGTGATGATCAACGGGCTGATGTCCGGGGTGCTTTACGCGCTTGTGGCACTTGGTTTCGTGCTGATTTTCAAGGCTTCAGGTATCTTCAACTATGCGCAGGGTGTCATGGCGCTGTTCGCGGCGCTGACTCTGGTCGGGATCATGGAAGGGCAGGTGCCCTTTGCGCATATCATCAACGCGACCTTCGGAACGGATATTCACACCTTTGGCTGGACGGTGCCTGCGCTGTTGGGGATTGTGCTGACGCTTGTGGTGATGATCGTCTTTGCCTGGATGGTGCATACCTTCGTGTTCCGCCACCTGGTGGGGCAGGAGCCGATCATCCTGTTCATGGCGACCATCGGCCTTGCCTATTTCCTCGAAGGTGTTGGCGACCTGATGTGGGGGTCGGACATCAAGACGCTGGACGTTGGCATCCCGCAGGGCGGATCGCAGTGGGTCGAGACCGTATCGGCCCATCTGGGCGGCGAGGATTTCTACGGGTTCTTCATCGACAAGCTGGATATCACGGCCAGCATCGTGGCCGCCATTCTGGTCGCCGGGCTGATCGTGTTCGCGCAATATACCAAGCAGGGTCGCGCGATGCGGGCTGTGGCCGACGATCATCAGGCGGCGCTGTCGGTTGGCATTTCGCTGAACTTCATCTGGGTCCTGGTCTGGTCGCTGGCGGGGATGGTGGCCTTGGTTGCAGGGGTTATGTGGGGCGCGAAATCCGGGGTGCAGTTTTCCCTGAGCCTGATCGCATTGAAGGCGCTGCCGGTGCTGATGCTGGGCGGCTTCACGTCGATCCCCGGCGCAATCGTCGGGGGCTTGATCATCGGTGTGGGCGAGAAGTTATTCGAATACATGATCGGGCCGATGGTGGGGGGGGCGACCGAGAACTGGTTCGCCTATGTGCTGGCGCTGATCTTTCTGGTGTTCCGCCCGCAGGGCCTGTTCGGGGAGCGGATCATTGAACGTGTGTGA